A single region of the Zygotorulaspora mrakii chromosome 4, complete sequence genome encodes:
- the SIN4 gene encoding Sin4p (similar to Saccharomyces cerevisiae SIN4 (YNL236W); ancestral locus Anc_2.8): MNILGQDLVSWSKTGLIAYGDSKSTEGNLYITFLEVVNGTNYRFHPPQGYVIHPQLHDTPQVFSAGSTTSAQPSNGTHSGNAMGSTPNYISSGGSDKHPHRFFYNISSIHWNNWFSLPGDMLAVCDEIGNMTMLISGQSPEGPSTIDKLTMLFQDNVYKIFNHVMPLRPASSIIEKLERKRTKKEYHTAILDFQWFSSSKPIIASQFCVFDSDANMYRNKAQQLPPFGVFHPPFMKYACVAVRKNGQIDFWYQFSNSKDHKKITSQLFDSQNTNVVEHEWLQFAKITPISEEQCMLISTYSRLSKRLCFFKLQMNWNVNTTNQKILNDPSLKITHILESPLDSIDDEGHVLELTHFHVLSKSPLEKIPVCDILLIYNICETDKSLLKRFRLVLTRISPVLINVLKSTSTSEEISNDIQLSKRFNLHNLGNMVLFSKVVSVTSEMLDGFATFYFQDGSIQSYNQNDRKFESERLQSQIKEGKSRGIITSILSAGFHYPKLPSSCAIEWMRVSPAMSGVIFKLEKEDTPIFYCIQGEEFSDSSKDLVIATAFAFGFVASIHRQLSSEDLSIACKTHVMKIAKHDEERAMDFVTSLMACIYTFFNVSPDARKEIMDKMISSRPIQKTMLLQLELGSCFKPNNIYDMARVVMSLRNVLFAFNGVARNLHFAIEQLSNSAIQQPNGKSFQTSFSKQDLVHSLIPLAKWFVKFVTFLVQEVILLINNPQEKQNTLVLGVFGARMPRTLILSILNEIKKVTHMVTKFPETTYPVLNESSNFLKMVLGESPVNFEKFETFLVDVNNKFTAFNEQQPSSTREPSLLVRAQIPPDVSKIGDFLLAYSNNAVISHIKATTVYFSDTSGLRISINEFFQPQIYKLLKPLEEGLVVDTKDLPEHFRTSKSFCKMDFDAISYDRLTQDEITSGKLKRCCRCGYVTRAGYVISYNKTIVPTSIQTKRWPTMHSRICICSGFLYELQI; this comes from the coding sequence ATGAATATATTAGGACAAGATTTAGTTTCATGGTCCAAAACTGGTCTTATTGCTTATGGTGATTCGAAATCCACGGAAGGGAACTTATACATCACTTTTTTAGAAGTAGTAAATGGAACGAATTATAGATTTCATCCTCCTCAAGGGTACGTAATCCACCCTCAACTTCATGACACGCCGCAGGTTTTCAGTGCTGGAAGTACCACAAGTGCTCAGCCTAGTAATGGAACTCATTCTGGCAATGCTATGGGGAGTACACCGAACTATATATCTAGCGGCGGTTCGGATAAGCATCCTCATCGTTTTTTCTATAACATTTCCTCTATTCATTGGAACAATTGGTTTAGTTTGCCAGGTGACATGCTGGCTGTATGTGATGAGATTGGTAATATGACAATGCTTATTTCAGGCCAGAGCCCGGAAGGCCCCTCAACTATTGATAAATTAACCATGTTGTTTCAAGATAATGTTtacaaaatcttcaatcaTGTAATGCCTCTACGACCTGCTTCTTCGATTATTGAGAAATTGGAGAGAAAGCGAactaaaaaagaatatcatACTGCTATCCTAGATTTTCAATGGTTCAGTTCATCGAAACCTATTATTGCCTCCCAGTTTTGTGTTTTTGATAGCGACGCCAATATGTACAGGAACAAAGCGCAGCAACTTCCCCCATTTGGAGTCTTCCACCCTCCGTTCATGAAATACGCTTGTGTTGCAGTACGTAAGAATGGACAAATAGACTTTTGGTACCAATTCTCCAATTCTAAGGATCACAAGAAGATAACGTCTCAACTTTTTGACTCTCAAAATACAAATGTTGTAGAACATGAATGGCTtcaatttgcaaaaattacTCCCATTTCAGAAGAGCAGTGCATGCTGATATCCACATACTCACGACTTTCCAAGAGATTatgttttttcaagttacAAATGAATTGGAACGTCAATACAAcaaaccaaaaaattttaaatgaTCCTTCATTGAAGATTACACACATATTAGAATCTCCATTAGATTCCATTGATGACGAAGGTCACGTATTAGAGCTAACACATTTTCATGTTTTATCCAAATCACCACTTGAGAAAATTCCAGTCTGtgatattttgttgatatatAATATATGCGAAACTGATAAGTCGCTTTTAAAGCGATTCCGGTTGGTGCTAACGAGAATATCCCCAGTTCTTATAAATGTGCTAAAGAGTACATCAACATCCGAAGAAATAAGCAATGATATACAATTATCAAAACGATTTAATCTTCATAATTTGGGAAACATGGTTttattttccaaagttGTTTCAGTAACATCGGAAATGTTAGACGGATTTGCAACATTCTATTTTCAAGACGGATCGATCCAATCCTACAATCAGAACGACaggaaatttgaaagcgAACGTTTACAAAGTCAAAttaaagaaggaaaaagtaGAGGTATCATAACTTCAATCTTGAGTGCCGGATTTCACTATCCTAAACTTCCTTCAAGCTGTGCTATAGAATGGATGAGGGTATCGCCAGCTATGTCCGGTgtaattttcaaattggaaaaggAAGACACACCAATTTTCTACTGTATTCAAGGAGAAGAATTCTCAGATTCTTCGAAAGATTTGGTTATTGCTACAGCATTTGCATTTGGTTTTGTCGCCAGTATACATAGGCAGCTTTCTTCAGAAGATCTATCAATTGCATGCAAGACACATGTGATGAAAATTGCAAAACATGATGAGGAGAGGGCAATGGATTTCGTCACCTCTTTGATGGCATGCATTTACACTTTCTTTAATGTAAGTCCAGATGCTCGCAAGGAAATAATGGATAAAATGATTTCCAGTAGACCCATTCAAAAAACTATGCTACTTCAATTAGAGCTTGGTAGTTGCTTCAAACCAAACAACATTTATGATATGGCACGTGTGGTAATGTCGTTGAGAAATGTTTTGTTTGCATTTAATGGAGTCGCTCGAAATCTACATTTTGCAATCGAGCAACTCAGTAATAGCGCAATTCAACAGCCAAATGgtaaatcttttcaaacatCGTTCTCCAAGCAAGATCTGGTGCATTCTTTGATTCCTTTGGCGAAATGGTTTGTAAAATTCGTGACCTTTTTAGTGCAAGAAGTTATTTTATTAATCAATAATCCGCAGGAAAAACAGAATACATTAGTACTAGGAGTATTTGGAGCTAGAATGCCAAGAACGCtcattctttccattttaAATGAGATCAAGAAAGTGACGCATATGGTTACAAAATTCCCTGAGACGACTTATCCTGTATTAAATGAGTCTTCAAACTTCCTGAAAATGGTTTTAGGTGAATCACCAgttaattttgaaaaatttgagacATTCTTAGTGGACGTGAATAACAAATTCACCGCATTTAATGAGCAGCAACCATCATCCACGAGGGAGCCGTCATTGCTAGTAAGGGCACAAATTCCTCCAGATGTATCCAAAATAGGGGATTTTCTGTTAGCATATTCGAACAATGCCGTTATATCGCACATCAAAGCTACTACAGTGTATTTCTCGGATACTAGTGGTCTGAGAATTTCAATTAATGAGTTCTTTCAGCCACAAATATATAAACTGTTGAAGCCACTAGAAGAAGGGTTGGTAGTCGATACAAAAGATCTCCCTGAACACTTCCGGACATCGAAATCTTTTTGTAAGATGGACTTTGATGCGATCTCGTACGATCGTTTGACTCAGGATGAAATAACAAGTGGAAAACTCAAAAGATGTTGTAGGTGTGGCTATGTCACAAGAGCAGGCTATGTGATATCATATAATAAGACGATTGTACCAACAAGTATTCAAACGAAAAGATGGCCAACAATGCACTCCAGAATTTGCATATGCTCCGGCTTTCTGTATGAACTGCAAATATAA
- a CDS encoding uncharacterized protein (similar to Saccharomyces cerevisiae YNL234W; ancestral locus Anc_2.9), which yields MNSTKNTLYNPLDRSQIEFIPSHFDVVTDSLIPIQESYSSDVSSISDRSHLSAKELNITARRGSFTISDIISNGVSRIQSHDSSLDDAYHLQRISTTESLGSSVLDRIRYKIVLKLNPKEKQLVRESWEMILNEDVTSKQLKPKPHTGKTFNVSNLLPMSSSTSEKNSESDSSVVSASHVPEPKGNTISRTFASSLFCSQFYANLLSMDPDLERMFPSIKHQATAFAGVLNAAISNLENLRAIEGYLISLGKRHARILDIEPPHFELMGIAFLKTLQDRFGVHCTIELEEVWSRLYSYLANSILQFGIDPVLQLNVDKDEIIFPVPNLVEGSGSTISRLNSNDSQDGAKSLRSIFLSRTTSAHQKSHDPIQNKPRHQAQLPDHASISGGARKRTPGSSMAPSRSGTASISSAIPVRRQPHAVSRTKVSDSKPGHKKATSKLSLSSNEDCCIM from the coding sequence ATGAATTCTACTAAAAATACACTTTACAATCCTTTGGATCGTTCTCAGATTGAGTTTATACCTAGCCATTTTGATGTTGTTACAGATAGCTTAATACCAATCCAAGAAAGTTATTCTAGCGACGTCTCATCAATTTCTGATCGATCCCATTTATCTGCTAAAGAGTTGAATATCACAGCCAGGAGAGGCTCGTTCACGATAAGTGatataatttcaaatggtGTGAGTAGAATACAATCTCATGATTCGTCTCTGGACGACGCATACCATTTGCAGCGCATTTCGACTACTGAATCACTGGGCTCCAGTGTTCTTGACcgtattaggtataaaaTCGTTTTAAAATTGAACCCAAAGGAAAAACAACTGGTGAGAGAATCATGGGAAATGATCCTAAACGAAGACGTTACTAGCAAGCAATTGAAGCCAAAACCACATACAGGTAAAACATTTAATGTGTCAAATTTACTTCCTATGAGCTCCAGTActagtgaaaaaaattcagagTCTGATTCCAGTGTAGTCAGTGCAAGTCACGTACCTGAGCCAAAAGGAAACACAATAAGTAGGACGTTTGCCAGCTCTTTATTCTGTTCACAGTTCTATGCCAATTTGCTGTCTATGGATCCTGACTTAGAGAGAATGTTTCCTTCGATAAAGCATCAAGCCACAGCTTTTGCAGGTGTTCTCAATGCAGCAATCTCGAATCTAGAAAATTTACGAGCAATAGAGGGCTATTTAATTTCCTTGGGGAAAAGACATGCTAGGATTTTGGATATAGAACCTCCTCATTTTGAACTAATGGGAATTGCATTTTTAAAAACTTTACAGGACCGTTTTGGTGTTCATTGCACAATTGAGCTCGAAGAAGTGTGGTCAAGACTTTACTCGTACTTAGCAAACAGCATATTGCAGTTTGGCATTGACCCGGTGTTGCAACTCAATGTGgacaaagatgaaattattttcCCTGTCCCTAACCTCGTCGAAGGGTCTGGCTCTACCATAAGTCGACTGAACAGCAACGATTCACAGGACGGAGCAAAATCATTACgatccatttttttaagtAGAACTACGTCGGCACATCAGAAATCTCATGACCCAATCCAAAACAAGCCACGTCACCAGGCGCAGCTGCCGGATCATGCAAGCATAAGTGGGGGCGCCCGAAAGAGAACACCAGGCTCTTCTATGGCACCTTCAAGAAGTGGAACGGCAAGTATTTCGTCGGCAATACCTGTAAGGAGGCAACCACATGCGGTAAGTCGTACCAAAGTTTCCGACTCAAAACCTGGACACAAGAAAGCTACCTCCAAATTGAGTCTTTCCAGTAACGAAGATTGTTGTATTATGTAA
- the BNI4 gene encoding Bni4p (similar to Saccharomyces cerevisiae BNI4 (YNL233W); ancestral locus Anc_2.10) has protein sequence MMSQGKEQGNNRELLNSSFYSSSSINTLDHARNFRNSLILRDMSDHSLETSLKSDNSYPDEKPINGVHVLPQQIARDEETVTMKMSTSPSLSALAGILNEKSRLAQQQAKNSIKTVNVISEETDFYDPNPTASRNDPVMSPNLIDVDGNDSIHFPKIAPPPNALISEQPDFLSSPKMDRNKSQSFKELPKERGGIKNDSRHEPETSIVNDHMSYDKNVKQKIDSGEASHHLSASISSIGPKKKKNIFSFLRRRSSAEIIPKESTNTPDSKSGIPNSSSFSSGTLVSSQTPTRMTKKSYSSNNIFSTFKKGKNNKEESANRTRSHSTTAPLSEKSDVKIINSRTDESIKLHKTRSPSIHKEPKFRKPTPLSFEHIDMSKSSLSQALIPESTPSDENNEDTLLPDDSRLDTGEVLFPKSLSKHEVDSIVSLERCRSTKSNKRSSIASHRRSLTDTLSINAQNEGMFVTEGSSIVISTPDLTKSPTSSILRNGTFEPLEFASNSSVVHDENGLPPTELIDIGDLETYPKVNSFSLHSIEEKLNEMTLDADKELGLSKDVGIQSFKKEMADDPELMSDIMEFASLINFGDGINIEIDDKAIETPYKTVMPSRTSDHSLNETQELDSMHLSQSQFGSEKEDLNLSFGEHFGSGEGFEAHKHNSSPEKYISEDLHTADEYDGFENENFNEIGRSSENTPQIRQLIPDSQMARPLSMSFRGLRAPSLNASLLDSSVIESSLNTGEYVTSSVTDKTLNRVSFSSRIILYDTYAEDEYDRKPDIATCNQLTPQLAQLIKAELNELKCGMEVHEESKCYTHFY, from the coding sequence ATGATGTCTCAGGGCAAAGAACAAGGAAACAATAGAGAGCTACTGAACTCTTCTTTTTACTCCTCGAGCTCTATTAACACTTTGGATCATGCAAGAAACTTCCGAAACTCGTTGATTTTGAGAGATATGTCGGACCATAGTTTGGAaacatctttgaaatctgaTAATTCCTATCCCGATGAAAAGCCAATCAATGGGGTGCATGTATTGCCACAGCAGATAGCACGAGACGAGGAGACTGTTACCATGAAAATGAGCACGTCCCCTTCTTTGAGTGCACTGGCTGGTATattaaatgaaaagagcAGGTTAGCTCAGCAACAAGCtaaaaattcaatcaaaaCTGTGAATGTCATAAGTGAAGAAACAGACTTTTACGATCCAAACCCAACAGCAAGTCGAAATGATCCTGTAATGTCTCCTAATCTCATAGATGTTGATGGCAACGATAGCATTCATTTTCCTAAGATCGCACCTCCGCCTAACGCACTCATATCTGAACAGCCAGATTTTCTTAGCTCTCCAAAAATGGACCGCAATAAATCTCAGTCTTTTAAAGAATTGCCCAAAGAACGTGGTGGCATCAAAAACGATAGCAGACATGAACCTGAAACATCAATCGTCAATGATCATATGTCTTATGACAAAAACGTCAAACAGAAAATTGATTCTGGAGAAGCATCACATCATCTGTCTGCTTCTATAAGCTCAATTGGGCctaaaaagaagaaaaatatattctcttttctcagGAGAAGAAGTTCAGCAGAAATTATACCGAAAGAGAGCACAAATACCCCAGATTCCAAATCAGGGATACCTAATTCAAGCTCCTTTTCGTCGGGAACACTGGTATCCTCTCAAACCCCTACTCGAATGACGAAAAAGTCGTATAGCAGTAACAATATTTTCAgtactttcaaaaagggtaaaaataataaagaagaaagtgCCAATCGTACTCGTTCGCACTCCACTACGGCCCCACTCAGTGAGAAATCCGATGtgaaaatcatcaattcaCGCACCGATGAAAGCATCAAGCTCCACAAAACACGATCACCTAGCATTCATAAAGAACCTAAATTTAGAAAGCCCACACCATTGAGCTTTGAACACATTGATATGAGTAAATCGTCTCTCTCGCAAGCTTTGATACCTGAATCTACTCCTTCAGATGAGAATAATGAGGACACACTCCTACCTGATGATTCAAGGCTGGATACAGGAGAAGtcctttttccaaaatccTTAAGTAAACATGAGGTCGACTCCATAGTCTCTTTAGAGCGATGCAGATCTACAAAATCGAATAAGCGTAGCTCCATTGCGTCGCATAGAAGATCTTTAACAGATACATTATCAATAAATGCTCAGAATGAGGGCATGTTTGTAACAGAAGGATCATCAATAGTTATATCAACACCGGATCTGACGAAATCGCCGACTAGCAGTATTTTGAGGAATGGAACATTTGAACCTTTGGAATTTGCTTCAAATAGCTCTGTGGTACATGATGAGAATGGGTTACCACCAACAGAACTGATAGATATTGGTGACTTAGAAACGTATCCAAAGGTAAACAGCTTCTCACTTCActcaattgaagaaaaattaaatgaGATGACGTTAGACGCGGACAAAGAGTTAGGCTTAAGCAAAGATGTTGGTATTCagtctttcaaaaaggagATGGCAGATGACCCCGAACTCATGTCCGATATAATGGAGTTTGCTAGTTTGATAAACTTTGGGGATGGAataaatattgaaattgatgacaAGGCAATCGAAACACCTTATAAGACTGTAATGCCCTCAAGAACTTCGGATCATTCTTTGAACGAAACGCAAGAGCTAGATTCAATGCACCTGAGTCAAAGCCAGTTTGGTAGTGAGAAAGAGGATTTAAATTTATCGTTTGGTGAACATTTTGGCTCTGGCGAAGGCTTTGAAGCCCATAAGCATAATTCTTCACCTGAGAAATACATCAGTGAAGACTTGCACACTGCTGACGAATATGATGgctttgaaaatgaaaacttcaatgaAATAGGTAGAAGTTCAGAGAATACGCCTCAGATACGGCAACTTATTCCTGATTCTCAGATGGCAAGACCATTATCCATGTCATTCCGGGGATTGAGAGCTCCGAGTCTAAATGCCTCTCTTTTGGATTCTTCTGTGATTGAGTCCTCTTTAAACACTGGTGAATATGTGACATCTAGTGTCACGGATAAAACATTAAATCGAGTTAGTTTTTCCTCAAGAATAATACTGTACGATACCTACGCAGAAGATGAGTATGATCGGAAACCTGATATTGCAACTTGTAATCAATTGACTCCACAATTAGCTCAACTAATAAAAGCAGAGCTCAATGAATTAAAATGTGGCATGGAAGTACATGAGGAATCAAAGTGCTACACccatttttattga
- the CSL4 gene encoding exosome non-catalytic core subunit CSL4 (similar to Saccharomyces cerevisiae CSL4 (YNL232W); ancestral locus Anc_2.11), whose amino-acid sequence MPEVSRSQFSFELPDTVVPGQLICPECDVCQTDGKNIVYRFVSGHGTMTQTYNKAGTQVAAISATLVGFVKVQEELRDLSDNDEPQEEVDTMKDAETNVVRVEKVITISVLQNGTKMNIESSNNDFANNLPKEGDIVLTRVTRISQQRANVEILAVENAAIPVDSGIGSNGLGVIAAQGGSGAATFSIAQASSDLGEMFRGIIRSQDVRATERDTVKIINCFKPGDIVRAQVLSLGDGTNYYLSTARNDLGVVFAKAANGAGGLMYALDWQTMCVPSSGATENRKCAKPF is encoded by the coding sequence ATGCCAGAAGTATCGAGATCACAGTTCAGTTTTGAGCTACCAGATACAGTTGTCCCAGGTCAATTAATATGTCCTGAATGCGATGTTTGCCAAACGGATGGCAAAAACATAGTGTATCGATTTGTTAGTGGTCATGGAACAATGACTCAAACATATAATAAAGCAGGAACGCAGGTCGCAGCGATTTCCGCCACTTTAGTTGGCTTTGTAAAAGTGCAGGAGGAGTTACGCGATCTTTCAGATAATGATGAACCTCAAGAAGAAGTGGACACTATGAAAGATGCAGAAACAAATGTTGTCAGGGTTGAGAAGGTCATAACCATATCTGTGTTACAGAATGGTACCAAAATGAATATTGAGTCttcaaataatgatttcGCTAATAATTTACCAAAAGAGGGAGATATTGTCTTAACGAGGGTGACACGAATATCGCAGCAGAGAGCGAACGTCGAAATCCTAGCGGTTGAAAATGCAGCGATTCCAGTCGATAGTGGAATAGGGAGCAATGGACTGGGTGTAATAGCTGCACAAGGTGGATCTGGAGCTGCAACATTTTCCATTGCACAAGCGTCGTCTGACTTGGGTGAAATGTTTAGAGGTATCATAAGGTCACAAGACGTACGTGCTACGGAAAGAGATACTGTTAAAATAATAAACTGTTTTAAGCCTGGTGATATTGTGAGGGCACAAGTATTATCGTTAGGTGATGGAACCAACTATTACTTATCGACAGCAAGAAATGACCTTGGTGTTGTATTCGCAAAAGCAGCGAATGGAGCTGGCGGCTTAATGTACGCCTTAGATTGGCAGACTATGTGTGTTCCAAGTAGTGGCGCTACAGAAAATAGGAAATGTGCGAAACCTTTCTAA
- the PDR16 gene encoding phosphatidylinositol transporter (similar to Saccharomyces cerevisiae PDR16 (YNL231C); ancestral locus Anc_2.12) — translation MFKKFAKKSSNEDSISKEKLIEIEKPIKELPSSITAPKEKELSDDQEKMYIKVLQHFQDPELKIRLTEKGGSEDKEGLIDEEKAWLTRECFLRYLRATKWNLQDCIDRICSSLAWRREFGISHFGEENGDELTGDEVAVENESGKQVVLGYENDARPILYLKPGRQNTKTSHRQVKHLVFMLERVIDFMPVGQDSLALLIDFKEYPDVPKVAGNSKIPPLGVGKEVLHILQTHYPERLGKALLTNIPWLAWTFLKLIHPFIDPLTREKLVFDEPFTEYVPMDELDKLYGGYLDFTYKHKIYWPTLIEYSREKREHYLSRFQKFGSKVGLSEYDLRGNHDNLLFPVNK, via the coding sequence atgttcaaaaaatttgctaAAAAGTCATCAAACGAGGATTCCATCTCTAAAGAGAAATTGATAGAGATTGAAAAGCCTATAAAAGAATTACCTTCATCTATAACTGCcccaaaagagaaagaattAAGCGATGATCAGGAGAAGATGTATATAAAAGTGTTGCAACACTTTCAAGATCCAGAGTTGAAAATCCGTTTGACCGAGAAAGGTGGCTCTGAGGATAAGGAGGGTTTAatcgatgaagaaaaggcTTGGTTAACTAGAGAGTGCTTCTTGCGTTATTTGAGAGCCACCAAATGGAATTTACAGGATTGTATTGATAGAATTTGCTCTTCATTGGCCTGGAGAAGAGAATTCGGTATCAGCCACTTTGGTGAAGAGAATGGGGATGAGCTAACTGGTGACGAGGTAGCAGTTGAGAATGAATCCGGTAAACAAGTAGTTTTGGGttatgaaaatgatgcacGTCCCATTCTATACTTGAAACCAGGCAGGCAAAACACGAAAACCTCCCACAGGCAAGTTAAACACTTGGTTTTCATGTTAGAAAGGGTGATCGATTTCATGCCAGTCGGACAGGATTCGCTAGCATTACTGatagatttcaaagaatatcCAGATGTGCCAAAGGTAGCAGGGAATAGTAAAATCCCTCCACTAGGTGTCGGTAAGGAAGTTTTACATATTTTACAAACTCATTATCCTGAAAGATTGGGTAAGGCCCTTCTGACCAATATACCTTGGTTGGCATGGactttcttgaaattgattcaCCCTTTCATTGATCCTTTGACACGTGAAAAATTAGTATTTGATGAACCTTTTACTGAATACGTTCCAATGGATGAATTAGATAAACTTTATGGCGGGTACTTAGATTTCACATACAAGCATAAAATTTATTGGCCTACACTAATCGAGTACTCACGTGAAAAGAGGGAACACTACCTAAGTAGATTCCAAAAGTTTGGCAGTAAAGTTGGATTAAGTGAATATGATTTAAGAGGCAATCATGATAACTTACTTTTCCCCGTTAATAAGTAA
- the ELA1 gene encoding elongin A (similar to Saccharomyces cerevisiae ELA1 (YNL230C); ancestral locus Anc_2.13), with product MMSLQYLCEVSLMRNYLLLQNVENVPYRLIKKVLVKCKRDHLCKLESSNVLLIFEDDELWLHFLKQDFPTSVHDCFVSKKDNIKDYYIDFIKKYDSELLKNERERVDTYLENAIRKDPTTKKYKMPYRLLYFRYQQDVEKKQEKSAERLRYQMKKLEMERQKNQPVVVDHSFYAQNQPKRASKNLARRSHSDLFRKSIKDHENRVQHFRSGGFDITKRHTTRVAFSGSVPNISESTAIVSPTKASEERGTIMNQPTPPPPASQNSQSPPKLKKRRSEPPSIFLNRKRPTLQANRDKIIKAEGPNSKPKKVHIENGSAKVKVPVVTSGHKKKSALFSSPAILDKETTPPATGRNKRTSIYIFEVQKP from the coding sequence atgatgagtTTACAATACCTTTGTGAAGTAAGCCTCATGCGCAATTATTTATTACTACAAAATGTTGAGAATGTACCATACCGCTTAATCAAAAAGGTTTTGGTCAAGTGCAAAAGAGACCATTTGTGTAAGTTAGAGAGTAGCAATGTACTGCTGATATTTGAAGACGATGAGCTTTGGTTGCATTTCCTGAAGCAAGATTTTCCGACAAGTGTACATGATTGTTTTGTGTCAAAGAAGGATAACATTAAAGATTATTACATCgactttatcaaaaagtaTGATTCTgagttgttgaaaaatgaaagagagCGGGTCGACACCTATCTGGAGAATGCAATACGAAAAGATCCCACCACAAAGAAATATAAGATGCCCTATCGATTACTCTATTTCAGATATCAGCAAGATGTTGagaaaaagcaagaaaagagtGCAGAAAGACTGCGatatcaaatgaagaaactAGAAATGGAACGCCAAAAGAATCAACCTGTGGTGGTGGACCATTCATTCTACGCACAAAACCAACCCAAAAGGGCATCTAAAAACTTAGCGCGACGTAGCCACTCTGATCTCTTCAGAAAATCCATCAAAGATCATGAAAATAGAGTTCAGCATTTCAGAAGCGGAGGGTTTGATATTACTAAACGGCATACAACTCGGGTAGCGTTTTCAGGATCCGTGCCTAATATTTCAGAGTCTACTGCTATAGTTTCGCCAACTAAAGCATCTGAAGAGCGTGGGACTATTATGAACCAGCCCACTCCGCCTCCACCAGCTTCACAAAATTCTCAATCGCCTCCAAAACTAAAGAAGAGAAGGTCAGAACCGCCAAGCATCTTTTTAAACAGAAAAAGACCTACATTACAGGCGAATAGAGACAAGATAATCAAAGCTGAGGGCCCTAATTCCAAACCGAAAAAGGTTCACATCGAAAATGGTAGTGCTAAGGTAAAGGTCCCGGTCGTCACGAGTGgtcataaaaaaaaatctgcattgttttcttcaccAGCAATACTCGACAAGGAAACAACACCCCCAGCCACAGGCAGGAACAAGAGAACTAGTATCTACATTTTTGAGGTTCAGAAACCGTAG